From Spirosoma aerolatum, one genomic window encodes:
- a CDS encoding SusC/RagA family TonB-linked outer membrane protein yields the protein MRKLVQISFLLLMTAWGAYAQNQVVSGRVTSSDDGSGLPGVSVSVKGSTQGTLTDATGTYRLNVGTNATIVFSFIGFTTTEESVNNRSTINVVLKTDVRNLNEVVVTGYGQQIKRDLTGNIAKVKAADIQDQPVTTFDQALQGKAAGVQINAGSGKLGQGIQVRVRGQSSVSASNQPLYVVDGTPVTTDNLSFNSAATNPLADINPQDIESVDILKDASAGAIYGARAANGVVLITTKKGKAGRTNITFGAQYGSSKPTRKLQFLNTEQYVNFYNKAAANSDRIEGLDPADPDSYSSYMKGFYETQGLGTYGTPQQVSTNWGDLAYQDAPYQQYDLNLNGGNEKTTFYMSGQILDQKGILLGNALKRYSGRLNLDHQVSSRLRVGINMGLTRTFNQRISADNQFDNPMQMVALPPMTPSIDPTTGLPVGTPPGDISIPTYYNPMINIGNAYFNTTVYRTLTNVFGQLQIAKGLSFRTEFGLDVLNQQEELYYNSKTQRNFGAPQGIGQNRYVRVENYTTNNFFTYNLLFGRSVLDLTAGMSYQQSQQKTNFTEGRDFPSDAYRQIISAARKTDGSSTQTDYRFLSYFARANYKFSDRYLVGLSARVDGSSRFGLNSRYGFFPAASAGWVLSEEDFLKNSTTISFLKLRASYGQTGNAEIQNFPQLGLFTGDASYGTLPGQRPSQLANPDLKWETTNQFDVGVDFGILNNRINGEIDYYNKQTSGLLLSVNVPGTTGFATQFRNVGSLENKGFEFVLNTENLTGAFRWTTNLNAATNTNKITNLQGQIIEGGINAMSRAVEGQPLGVFFTQEYAGVDPANGDALWYKNTKNADGSIDRSTTNVYGQAQRVVVGSPLPKWTAGMTNTFSYKGFTLSVLFNGVFGNKINFYGVGRYSSANGRYEDNQTVDQLAAWTPQNTNTNVPEARLYYNNGAQSSSRFILDGSFVRLRSATLSYNLPKALINRVKLTNVRLFVTGQNLLTFTNYTGWDPEVNADYIVSNIAQGYDFYTAPQARTITGGINIGF from the coding sequence ATGAGAAAACTCGTACAGATTAGCTTCCTGTTGCTGATGACAGCCTGGGGGGCTTATGCCCAAAATCAGGTGGTTTCGGGTAGAGTTACATCGTCCGACGATGGCAGTGGATTGCCAGGTGTATCGGTCAGCGTCAAAGGAAGTACACAGGGAACCCTTACCGACGCAACAGGTACGTACCGGCTCAATGTTGGTACTAATGCTACAATCGTTTTCAGTTTTATTGGTTTTACAACGACTGAAGAATCGGTTAATAATCGATCAACGATCAACGTAGTCCTGAAAACCGACGTTCGGAACTTGAATGAGGTTGTTGTAACAGGATACGGTCAGCAAATTAAACGTGACCTGACGGGCAACATCGCGAAAGTAAAAGCGGCCGATATTCAGGATCAACCCGTTACTACCTTCGATCAGGCGCTTCAGGGTAAAGCCGCCGGTGTGCAGATCAATGCCGGGTCGGGTAAACTGGGCCAGGGGATTCAGGTTCGGGTGCGTGGTCAGTCGTCCGTATCAGCGTCGAACCAACCGCTGTATGTAGTGGATGGCACGCCCGTTACGACGGATAACCTGAGCTTCAACAGTGCGGCTACCAACCCATTGGCCGACATTAATCCGCAGGACATCGAATCGGTCGATATTCTGAAAGATGCATCGGCAGGAGCCATTTATGGGGCGCGTGCTGCCAACGGTGTGGTGCTGATCACGACCAAAAAAGGAAAAGCCGGGCGCACCAACATCACGTTTGGTGCACAATACGGATCGAGCAAGCCTACCCGTAAATTACAGTTCCTGAATACAGAGCAGTACGTGAATTTCTATAATAAAGCGGCTGCTAACTCCGACCGTATCGAAGGGCTTGATCCGGCCGATCCCGATTCCTACAGTTCGTACATGAAGGGCTTCTATGAAACACAGGGCCTGGGAACTTATGGAACACCCCAACAGGTTAGCACCAACTGGGGCGATCTGGCCTATCAGGATGCACCGTATCAGCAGTACGATCTGAATCTGAATGGTGGTAACGAAAAAACGACGTTTTATATGTCGGGACAGATTCTGGATCAGAAAGGTATTTTGCTTGGCAACGCCCTCAAACGGTATTCGGGGCGTCTGAATCTGGATCATCAGGTATCAAGTCGGCTACGGGTGGGTATCAATATGGGCCTGACACGCACATTTAACCAACGGATTTCGGCTGATAACCAGTTCGATAATCCGATGCAGATGGTGGCTTTACCGCCAATGACCCCGTCTATCGATCCCACTACGGGACTGCCTGTAGGGACTCCTCCGGGCGACATCAGCATTCCGACCTATTACAACCCAATGATCAACATTGGTAATGCGTACTTCAATACGACAGTCTATCGCACGTTGACCAATGTGTTTGGCCAACTCCAGATCGCTAAAGGATTGTCATTCCGTACGGAGTTTGGTCTGGATGTGCTCAACCAGCAGGAAGAACTGTATTACAACAGCAAAACCCAGCGTAACTTTGGTGCGCCACAGGGTATTGGTCAGAATCGGTACGTTCGGGTAGAGAACTATACGACCAACAACTTCTTTACGTACAATCTGCTGTTTGGCCGTAGTGTCCTTGACCTGACGGCGGGTATGTCGTACCAGCAATCGCAGCAAAAAACCAATTTCACCGAGGGCCGTGATTTCCCATCGGATGCTTATCGGCAGATTATCAGTGCTGCTCGCAAGACGGATGGGTCATCAACGCAAACCGATTACCGCTTCCTGTCGTACTTTGCGCGGGCCAATTACAAATTTTCGGATCGGTATCTGGTCGGTTTAAGTGCCCGGGTCGATGGGTCTTCCCGCTTTGGTCTGAATAGCCGCTACGGTTTCTTCCCGGCAGCATCGGCAGGCTGGGTACTGTCGGAAGAAGATTTCCTGAAAAACAGTACAACCATCAGCTTCCTGAAACTACGGGCCAGTTACGGTCAGACGGGTAATGCCGAGATTCAGAATTTCCCGCAATTGGGTCTGTTTACGGGCGATGCCAGCTATGGTACCCTACCCGGTCAGCGGCCATCGCAGTTAGCAAACCCCGACCTGAAATGGGAAACCACCAATCAGTTCGACGTGGGTGTTGACTTTGGCATCCTGAACAACCGAATCAACGGCGAAATTGACTACTACAACAAGCAAACGTCGGGTCTGTTGCTGAGCGTAAACGTACCGGGCACCACAGGATTTGCTACCCAGTTCCGCAACGTCGGTAGTCTGGAGAACAAAGGGTTTGAGTTTGTGCTGAACACCGAAAACCTCACGGGGGCTTTCCGTTGGACGACCAACCTCAATGCCGCTACCAACACCAACAAAATCACCAACCTACAGGGCCAGATTATTGAAGGAGGTATTAATGCCATGAGCCGGGCGGTGGAAGGACAGCCACTAGGCGTTTTCTTCACACAGGAGTATGCGGGTGTCGATCCGGCCAATGGTGATGCCCTCTGGTATAAAAACACGAAAAATGCCGACGGGTCAATTGATCGCTCAACGACCAATGTATATGGTCAGGCGCAGCGTGTCGTGGTTGGAAGCCCACTGCCTAAATGGACGGCAGGGATGACCAACACCTTCAGTTATAAAGGTTTTACGCTGAGTGTATTGTTCAACGGTGTATTTGGCAACAAGATCAACTTCTACGGTGTAGGTCGGTATTCGTCGGCTAACGGTCGGTATGAAGACAACCAGACCGTCGATCAGCTAGCGGCCTGGACACCACAGAATACCAACACCAACGTACCGGAAGCCCGGTTGTACTACAACAACGGGGCCCAGTCATCCAGTCGCTTCATTCTGGATGGGTCGTTTGTTCGGTTGCGTTCGGCTACCCTATCATACAACCTGCCGAAAGCGTTGATCAACCGGGTGAAACTGACGAACGTTCGGCTGTTTGTGACGGGGCAGAACCTGCTGACGTTTACGAACTATACCGGCTGGGACCCAGAAGTAAACGCCGACTACATTGTATCGAACATTGCCCAAGGATACGATTTCTATACGGCTCCTCAGGCACGCACCATCACGGGCGGTATCAACATCGGTTTCTAA
- a CDS encoding OmpA family protein, translating to MNKKLLSTLCLILLVTGLRAQVQYTTENPRVDDVNDRDVTIKRIELTAQYTIIYMKFESQRQALTLPNRPWPFPIPAPNGEGQSTSNIGFQPTARLYVNQGEKSYKFIRAENIPAETRRRVQPGERVDFVAYFERIDPGYTTFDLYECRDSQGYICFNFWGVHIINPLRKNQYSQRTPKAPTPVPVQPKTQQPRYTPRTKPGVGTDEPATPTQPKETPTEVAINGITRDAKTKDPIVATITYRLISGAEAAGDEPADSVRSDDPTGKYQIPIGRKGVYALTASAKGYFSQSDTLATNRVDVTRDFNLVPIEAGAKITLKNIYFNASRYDLKPESYPELDRLAEVMRGNPTMQIKLEGHTDIVGEFDANVELSRNRVNEVKKYLVSKGISAGRIETVGYGPSRPINANKSLKERPENRRVELVIVKV from the coding sequence ATGAACAAGAAACTCCTGTCCACCTTATGCCTGATTCTGCTCGTAACAGGCTTACGCGCACAGGTACAATACACAACCGAAAACCCGCGTGTAGATGACGTAAACGACCGCGATGTTACCATCAAGCGTATCGAACTGACTGCTCAGTATACAATCATTTACATGAAGTTTGAATCGCAAAGACAGGCACTAACGCTTCCAAACCGTCCCTGGCCATTTCCAATTCCAGCCCCTAATGGGGAGGGCCAATCAACAAGTAACATTGGTTTCCAGCCTACGGCCCGTTTATACGTTAATCAAGGCGAAAAGTCTTATAAATTCATCAGGGCAGAGAATATACCGGCCGAAACCCGTCGGCGTGTACAACCAGGTGAACGGGTTGATTTTGTAGCTTATTTTGAACGGATTGATCCTGGATATACGACCTTTGATCTATATGAATGTAGAGACAGTCAGGGTTATATATGCTTCAACTTCTGGGGAGTACACATCATAAATCCATTACGAAAAAATCAGTACTCGCAGCGTACTCCCAAAGCCCCAACGCCTGTACCTGTACAACCCAAAACGCAGCAACCCCGCTATACCCCCCGCACCAAACCCGGCGTTGGAACGGATGAACCCGCTACACCTACACAGCCTAAAGAAACCCCAACGGAGGTGGCGATTAACGGAATTACGCGCGATGCCAAAACGAAAGACCCAATAGTCGCTACAATAACCTATCGGCTTATTTCGGGAGCCGAAGCGGCTGGCGATGAACCTGCCGATTCGGTGCGAAGCGATGACCCGACAGGTAAATACCAGATTCCAATTGGCCGAAAAGGTGTCTATGCGTTAACGGCCTCTGCCAAAGGCTATTTCAGTCAAAGTGATACGCTGGCTACCAATCGCGTGGATGTGACGCGCGATTTCAATCTGGTTCCGATTGAAGCGGGTGCGAAAATCACGCTAAAAAACATTTATTTCAACGCATCGCGATACGATCTTAAACCCGAGTCCTATCCTGAACTGGATCGGCTGGCGGAGGTGATGCGGGGCAATCCAACCATGCAGATCAAGCTGGAAGGGCATACCGACATTGTGGGTGAATTCGATGCCAACGTGGAGTTGTCGCGGAATCGGGTCAATGAAGTGAAGAAATATCTGGTCAGCAAAGGCATCAGCGCCGGTCGAATTGAAACTGTTGGCTATGGTCCCTCCCGCCCGATCAACGCTAACAAAAGCCTGAAAGAGCGTCCTGAAAACCGCCGGGTAGAACTGGTCATTGTGAAGGTGTAA
- a CDS encoding endonuclease III domain-containing protein: MKPDFDLSLVLSRIDEAIRPFPKAAMFDLAERGYNTLFEQLISCIVSIRTLDETTIPVSLRLFEKARTPEQLLALDIPTLTSLLYGTTYPDQKAYTLHGIAERIIHEFKGTLPADFDTLTSLKGVGPKCANLALGVATGQAAISVDIHVHRVVNRWGYVSTKQPEQTLKVLEVQVPQAQWININRLLMPFGKHICTGTLPHCSTCPVLAYCEQVGVERHR, from the coding sequence ATGAAACCTGATTTCGACCTCAGCCTTGTGTTATCCCGGATTGACGAAGCCATCCGCCCCTTTCCGAAAGCGGCTATGTTCGACCTGGCCGAACGAGGATACAACACCTTGTTTGAGCAACTGATTTCGTGTATTGTCTCGATCCGAACGCTCGACGAAACCACAATCCCTGTCTCGTTGCGTCTTTTCGAGAAAGCCCGTACCCCTGAACAGCTATTGGCGCTGGATATTCCGACCTTAACCAGCCTGCTTTACGGCACCACCTATCCCGACCAGAAAGCATATACCCTGCATGGCATCGCCGAACGCATCATCCATGAATTTAAAGGCACCTTACCTGCCGATTTTGATACGCTGACGTCCCTGAAAGGAGTAGGGCCAAAATGTGCCAACCTGGCCTTAGGCGTCGCCACGGGTCAGGCAGCTATAAGCGTCGATATTCATGTGCATCGGGTAGTCAATCGCTGGGGTTATGTAAGTACCAAGCAGCCTGAACAAACACTGAAGGTGCTGGAAGTCCAGGTGCCTCAGGCGCAATGGATAAATATCAATCGGCTGCTCATGCCGTTTGGAAAGCACATCTGCACCGGCACATTACCCCACTGCTCTACCTGCCCGGTTCTGGCCTATTGCGAACAGGTTGGTGTTGAGCGGCATCGGTAA